The following coding sequences are from one Paenarthrobacter ureafaciens window:
- a CDS encoding DUF6318 family protein yields MPYRPTDSFAPARLRGAGLALAAALLLTGCQGGTPSPPNTTTAEPTSSATPTGAPAPGASESGAAGAPSAGEYKPADAKGKAENVPVPVMPELAKENSKEGLEAFIRYWYAQQNYAAESGETQRWAESFEPGCRACNRILEGITDSHRDGRWLVGGRITLPAIEPISNGGGASQLVRVQVVQQEIDYFNADGSVGRASESSTNSAFELTAAYSDEWKVVDLALIR; encoded by the coding sequence ATGCCATACCGCCCAACCGATTCGTTCGCCCCTGCCCGCCTTCGCGGCGCCGGCCTTGCGCTGGCCGCGGCGCTGTTGCTGACGGGCTGCCAAGGCGGCACACCCTCCCCACCAAACACGACGACGGCGGAACCCACCTCCAGCGCTACGCCGACCGGCGCTCCTGCGCCCGGAGCGTCTGAGTCCGGGGCAGCTGGCGCTCCTTCCGCAGGCGAGTACAAGCCGGCTGACGCGAAAGGCAAGGCCGAGAACGTACCCGTGCCCGTCATGCCTGAGCTGGCGAAGGAGAACTCGAAGGAGGGGCTGGAGGCGTTTATCCGGTACTGGTACGCGCAGCAAAACTACGCCGCAGAAAGTGGAGAAACTCAACGATGGGCAGAGTCCTTCGAACCAGGATGCCGTGCATGCAACAGGATATTGGAAGGTATCACGGACAGTCACAGAGACGGCCGGTGGTTGGTTGGCGGGCGAATTACCCTCCCAGCTATAGAACCGATTTCGAACGGCGGTGGAGCAAGCCAACTAGTGAGGGTGCAAGTCGTCCAGCAAGAGATTGACTACTTCAATGCTGATGGAAGCGTCGGCAGGGCCTCCGAAAGCTCCACCAATTCAGCTTTCGAGCTAACAGCCGCGTACAGCGACGAATGGAAAGTAGTTGACCTTGCTCTCATCCGCTAA
- a CDS encoding DUF4193 domain-containing protein, translating into MATDYDDLRPEVKEAQEQSLEALQTASAPTAMTAVLEVEESDEPDSSTPAGEFIAEELVVAVVPPQEDEFTCSSCFLVHHRSQIAREKGGQYYCTECEG; encoded by the coding sequence ATGGCAACGGATTACGACGACCTTCGCCCGGAGGTCAAAGAAGCCCAGGAACAGTCGCTGGAAGCCTTGCAGACAGCAAGCGCCCCCACAGCAATGACTGCCGTCCTTGAGGTGGAAGAAAGCGATGAGCCGGACTCAAGCACACCGGCAGGCGAGTTCATCGCCGAGGAGCTGGTAGTCGCCGTCGTTCCGCCTCAGGAGGACGAATTCACGTGTTCCTCCTGCTTCCTGGTTCACCACCGGTCGCAGATCGCACGCGAAAAGGGCGGACAGTATTACTGCACGGAATGTGAAGGCTGA
- a CDS encoding Asp23/Gls24 family envelope stress response protein: MNPVPEGAIPGTGRTIISEAAVAKVAGIAARAVPGVYSLGSGPSRALGAIRDAVGSSDHAAGVRAEVGETQVAVDINLVALYGHPLHGVANQVRAAVYRAVEELVGLQVIEVNVEITDVYIAPPQKPTTAKAVTVDKEVLQ; encoded by the coding sequence ATGAATCCCGTGCCTGAAGGCGCCATTCCCGGTACGGGCCGCACCATCATCTCCGAGGCCGCCGTCGCCAAAGTGGCCGGCATCGCCGCCCGCGCGGTGCCGGGCGTGTACTCCTTGGGCTCAGGTCCCTCCCGTGCGCTCGGTGCCATCCGTGATGCCGTGGGCAGCTCGGACCACGCCGCCGGCGTCCGCGCCGAAGTGGGCGAAACCCAAGTGGCTGTGGACATCAACCTGGTGGCCCTCTACGGGCACCCGCTCCACGGCGTAGCCAACCAGGTACGCGCGGCTGTATACCGTGCGGTCGAGGAACTGGTGGGCCTGCAGGTCATAGAGGTCAACGTCGAAATCACGGACGTCTATATAGCCCCGCCACAAAAACCAACCACCGCCAAGGCGGTCACGGTGGATAAGGAGGTACTCCAATGA